Proteins encoded in a region of the Salvelinus fontinalis isolate EN_2023a chromosome 17, ASM2944872v1, whole genome shotgun sequence genome:
- the LOC129814264 gene encoding uncharacterized protein LOC129814264: MEDRSLPRIVVITLSVLIYISALAINAMAGAGKGPFHWSTGNISRKYETDITPAGWTFSIWGLIYTWLTLMVMYIISLIYRGSWTLSVLLYGFYLSWIVNMALNMTWLLLWDQEQVTAALIVMATIAVTNYSMVFFSCYGLSVYGAWLSQNHPRDLWCIRLLVQNGIALYSTWTTIATLINFTLVLDLSGVAKSTAATMSLCILLVEVIGWFGIENFLLYQHVRYILTIYPVVIIALVGNVTKHYNPAAPSANAIFMVVLLVISCVLLVVRVSLVIRRTRNQTLHPEALNSPSSLSKKQRKILM, encoded by the exons ATGGAGGACAGAAGCCTTCCTCGTATTGTGGTCATTACACTGTCTGTGCTGATCTACATTTCTGCTTTGGCAATAAATGCCATGGCAGGAGCTGGAAAGG GACCATTCCACTGGAGTACAGGGAACATCTCCAGGAAGTATGAGACTGACATAACTCCGGCCGGATGGACCTTCTCCATCTGGGGGCTTATCTACACCTGGCTGACCCTCATGGTCATGTATATCATCTCCTTGATCTACAGAGG GAGCTGGACCCTCTCTGTGCTACTGTACGGTTTCTACCTGTCCTGGATAGTTAACATGGCCCTCAACATGACCTGGCTGCTCCTATGGGATCAAGA GCAGGTGACTGCGGCATTGATTGTAATGGCGACCATTGCTGTCACCAACTACTCCATGGTCTTCTTCTCCTGCTATGGGCTGAGTGTTTACGGAGCCTGGCTCAGCCAGAACCACCCCAGGGACCTCTGGTGCATTCGGTTGCTG GTGCAAAATGGCATTGCGCTGTACAGCACGTGGACAACCATCGCCACTTTGATCAACTTCACTCTGGTGTTGGACCTCTCTGGAGTGGCAAAGAGCACTGCAGCCACCATGTCTCTCTGCATCCTACTGGTGGAGGTGATCGGATG GTTTGGTATTGAGAACTTCCTGCTGTATCAACATGTGAGGTACATCCTGACTATTTACCCTGTGGTGATCATTGCTCTGGTTGGAAACGTGACCAAGCACTACAACCCTGCAGCACCAAGCGCTAACGCTATCTTCATGG TTGTGCTCTTGGTGATTTCCTGTGTGCTCCTGGTGGTGCGAGTCTCCCTGGTGATCAGGAGAACCAGGAACCAGACCCTTCACCCGGAGGCTTTGAACTCACCCAGCAGCCTGTCCAAGAAGCAGAGGAAGATACTCATGTAG